In one Deltaproteobacteria bacterium genomic region, the following are encoded:
- the gyrA gene encoding DNA gyrase subunit A, translating to MTDTIDHKIPEPIDIEDEMRASYLDYAMSVIIGRALPDVRDGLKPVHRRVLFAMHELGNHYNRAYKKSARIVGDVIGKYHPHGDQAAYDTLVRMAQDFSLRHMLIDGQGNFGSVDGDSAAAMRYTESRMSKLASEMLADIDKETVDFGPNYDDSLEEPLVLPTRFPNLLVNGSSGIAVGMATNIAPHNLGEVVDGAIALIHNADMTVLDLMEHIPGPDFPTGGIVYGTGALRTAYETGRGIIHVRAKAEVVDNKGKDRIVVHELPYQVNKAHLVEKVAHLVRDKRIEGISDIRDESDRDGMRVVIECKKDAFGEVILNQLYRLTSLQTSFGYNMLAIVDGQPRVLSLKDMLRYFIDHRRDVVTRRCQFELREARKRFNTVFGLLAAIDSIDRIVEIIRAAKDQPEAKANIMAEKLPMSPAFTELCERLLTFDYETGKEAMASGHVTLNERQAQAILDMRLARLTGLERDKLANEAEELRDIIERLVSILSSDELLMQVIEGELVAVKEEYQNPRRTELVLHGREISAEDLVADEPCVVTVSHAGYVKRVPLDVYQAQNRGGRGKTAATTRSEDFVENIYVASTHSYVLIFTDQGKVYWLKVHEIPTGSRTSRGKPIVNLIKIDKGEKISAILPVREFEEGHYLMFATKLGYIKKTDMMSFAKPRSNGLIALTIDEEDTLINVVRTTGESDILVGTRMGMAIRFGEDDVRPMGRTARGVRAIKLKKEGDAVVGMVVPNEEAPDVLTICDNGYGKRTHMDEYRKQGRSGSGIISLKISERTGLVSGVVGVSDKDDIMVITSGGVMIRTSVDQISQLGRSTQGVRIINIDEGGNVASIARIVEPEEEEIAEGDEAATETTDAPEATDAPEEAVTEPEES from the coding sequence ATGACTGACACAATTGATCATAAAATCCCGGAGCCCATCGACATCGAAGATGAAATGCGTGCGTCCTATTTAGACTACGCTATGTCCGTAATTATCGGACGAGCTCTACCCGACGTTCGTGATGGTCTTAAGCCAGTTCACCGCCGCGTTCTCTTCGCGATGCATGAGCTAGGTAACCACTACAACCGAGCTTACAAAAAATCTGCCCGTATCGTCGGTGACGTTATTGGTAAGTATCACCCACACGGTGACCAAGCTGCATACGATACTTTGGTACGTATGGCTCAAGACTTTTCGCTGCGCCACATGCTCATCGATGGTCAGGGTAACTTCGGTAGCGTTGACGGCGACTCTGCTGCCGCCATGCGATACACCGAATCGAGAATGTCGAAGCTCGCGAGCGAGATGCTTGCAGACATCGACAAAGAAACTGTCGACTTCGGACCCAACTACGATGATTCACTAGAAGAGCCTTTGGTTCTCCCAACCCGTTTTCCAAACCTATTGGTCAACGGCTCTTCCGGTATCGCCGTTGGTATGGCCACCAACATCGCTCCCCATAACTTGGGTGAAGTCGTCGATGGTGCCATTGCATTGATTCACAACGCCGACATGACCGTTCTCGATTTAATGGAACACATTCCAGGCCCCGACTTTCCAACAGGCGGTATCGTTTACGGAACAGGCGCACTGCGCACTGCTTATGAAACCGGCCGCGGAATTATTCACGTACGCGCTAAAGCAGAAGTTGTAGATAACAAAGGTAAAGACCGTATCGTCGTTCACGAACTGCCTTACCAGGTCAACAAAGCACACCTCGTTGAAAAGGTTGCACACCTCGTACGCGACAAGCGCATCGAAGGCATCAGCGATATTCGTGATGAGTCCGATCGTGACGGAATGCGTGTTGTTATCGAATGTAAGAAAGATGCATTTGGCGAAGTTATTCTCAACCAACTTTACCGCCTAACGTCTCTTCAGACATCATTCGGCTACAACATGCTCGCCATTGTTGATGGCCAGCCACGTGTTCTTTCACTCAAAGACATGCTGCGCTACTTCATCGACCACAGACGTGATGTTGTAACCCGTAGATGTCAATTTGAACTTCGCGAAGCGCGAAAGCGTTTCAACACTGTATTTGGTTTACTTGCTGCCATCGATTCGATTGACCGAATCGTTGAAATCATTCGTGCCGCCAAAGATCAGCCTGAAGCCAAAGCCAACATCATGGCTGAGAAGCTCCCAATGAGCCCTGCGTTCACTGAGCTATGCGAGCGATTGCTGACCTTCGACTACGAAACTGGCAAAGAAGCTATGGCCAGCGGTCACGTCACGCTCAATGAGCGCCAGGCACAGGCCATTTTAGATATGCGCCTTGCACGCCTTACAGGTCTTGAACGCGACAAGCTTGCCAACGAAGCCGAAGAGCTTCGTGACATCATCGAGCGTCTCGTCTCTATCTTAAGCTCTGATGAGCTTTTGATGCAGGTTATCGAAGGCGAACTGGTTGCTGTTAAGGAAGAGTACCAAAACCCACGCCGTACAGAACTCGTTCTTCATGGACGAGAGATTTCGGCTGAAGACTTGGTCGCTGATGAGCCATGTGTTGTGACCGTTAGTCACGCAGGTTATGTGAAGCGTGTTCCGCTTGATGTTTACCAAGCTCAAAACCGAGGGGGCCGAGGTAAAACAGCAGCAACCACACGCTCAGAAGACTTTGTAGAAAATATCTACGTTGCTTCCACTCATAGCTACGTTTTGATTTTCACAGACCAAGGTAAGGTCTACTGGCTCAAGGTCCACGAGATTCCTACCGGAAGTCGTACAAGCCGCGGCAAGCCCATCGTCAACCTCATTAAGATTGATAAGGGTGAGAAAATCTCAGCCATTTTGCCAGTTCGCGAATTTGAAGAAGGTCACTACCTGATGTTTGCTACCAAGCTTGGCTACATCAAAAAGACCGACATGATGTCGTTTGCGAAGCCTCGCTCCAATGGTCTGATTGCTCTCACCATCGATGAAGAAGATACGCTTATCAACGTGGTTCGCACCACCGGTGAAAGCGATATTCTTGTGGGCACCCGAATGGGTATGGCTATTCGCTTTGGTGAAGATGACGTTAGACCGATGGGCCGAACAGCTCGCGGAGTACGTGCCATCAAACTGAAAAAAGAAGGCGATGCTGTTGTAGGCATGGTGGTTCCGAATGAGGAAGCACCTGATGTTTTAACCATTTGCGACAATGGTTACGGTAAACGAACCCATATGGACGAGTACCGAAAGCAAGGCCGCAGTGGTTCAGGTATCATCAGCTTGAAGATCTCAGAACGGACCGGGCTTGTTTCCGGCGTCGTTGGAGTAAGCGATAAAGATGACATCATGGTCATCACCAGTGGCGGGGTTATGATTCGCACATCCGTGGATCAGATTTCTCAACTGGGTCGTTCGACCCAAGGTGTACGGATCATCAACATCGATGAAGGCGGCAAC
- a CDS encoding PilZ domain-containing protein, translating into MDSFPEKRQNPRIETAIPIEVCSGRMPMVAHDLSTGGMQVTSSRPLWPGQLLRVRFRLPKTDQFICCTCRVAGLIDVPVGVGLSLTFMRLDPEAHRLIARWVGRRFLEAAA; encoded by the coding sequence ATGGACTCATTTCCGGAAAAACGACAAAATCCGCGCATCGAAACGGCCATTCCAATCGAGGTTTGCTCGGGTCGAATGCCGATGGTTGCTCATGATTTGAGTACGGGTGGCATGCAAGTTACCTCTTCACGGCCCTTGTGGCCTGGCCAGCTCCTAAGAGTGCGCTTCCGGCTTCCGAAAACCGACCAATTTATCTGCTGCACCTGCCGTGTAGCTGGTTTGATTGATGTTCCAGTTGGTGTGGGGCTGAGTTTGACCTTTATGAGGCTTGATCCCGAAGCTCACCGGCTGATTGCACGTTGGGTGGGGCGCCGATTTCTGGAAGCAGCAGCGTAG